In Helicobacter pylori, a single genomic region encodes these proteins:
- a CDS encoding pyrroline-5-carboxylate reductase translates to MEILQFIGYGNMAQAILEGSHEILSKRFILEITGRNPEKIAPFLQEKNIQAQIVPYKDAIDIHQKFVFLLFKPYNLKDFNYQGQAKSVLSALAGVNFEALSNAINSLHYLKCMPNIASKFALSSTAVCEKSVALSISEKALSIIESFGNCVRVGNEEQVDASIATNGSALAFLSLVASGLKDAGIREGLNAKDSLELVKMSFKGFAKLLEKERPEVIIEQICTPKGATIEGLSVLEKKGVRGAFIKACQKSVKKMRPLKNCTPKK, encoded by the coding sequence ATGGAAATCTTACAATTCATCGGCTATGGGAACATGGCTCAAGCGATTTTAGAAGGCTCTCATGAAATTTTATCCAAGCGTTTTATTTTAGAAATCACCGGGAGAAACCCTGAAAAAATCGCCCCTTTTTTACAAGAAAAAAACATTCAAGCCCAAATCGTGCCTTACAAAGACGCTATTGATATACACCAAAAATTCGTGTTTTTACTTTTTAAGCCTTACAACCTTAAGGATTTTAATTATCAAGGGCAAGCCAAAAGCGTTTTGAGCGCGTTAGCCGGGGTAAATTTTGAAGCTTTAAGCAATGCGATTAATTCTTTACATTACTTAAAATGCATGCCCAACATTGCGAGCAAATTCGCCCTTTCTTCTACGGCGGTGTGTGAAAAATCGGTTGCGCTTTCAATAAGTGAGAAAGCTTTGAGTATTATTGAGAGTTTTGGGAATTGCGTGCGAGTGGGTAATGAAGAGCAGGTGGATGCCAGTATAGCGACAAACGGGAGCGCGCTCGCTTTTTTAAGCTTGGTAGCGAGCGGTTTGAAAGACGCCGGTATTAGAGAGGGCTTGAACGCTAAAGATTCTTTAGAATTGGTAAAAATGAGTTTTAAAGGCTTTGCCAAGCTGTTAGAAAAAGAACGCCCTGAGGTGATCATAGAGCAAATTTGCACCCCTAAAGGCGCAACGATTGAAGGCTTGAGCGTTTTAGAAAAAAAGGGGGTTAGGGGAGCGTTCATCAAAGCATGCCAAAAGAGCGTGAAAAAAATGCGCCCCCTAAAGAATTGCACCCCTAAAAAATAA